The genome window TGATTGAGAATGTCCCTTAGCTGCTCGGCGTTGTACGGAGGGAAGACCATCTTCTCCCCCTCCATACGGGAACGGACCCGAGAATCAAGCATGTCGGTGAACAGGAGGTCGTTGGAGATACCGATTATGGAGACCCTGGCATTCTTTAGGTCATCGTTGATCTTGGAAAGATAGTAAAGCACATCGTCGCCGCTCTTGTAGACCAGCTTGTCGATCTCGTCTAGCACGATAATGATCACCTGGTCCTGCAGATCCAGGTTATCTCGCAGGAGGTTGTACACCTGCATGATGCTCAGCCCGGTGAAGGGAATGCGCTGGGTGAAGTTCTGGATGAACTGGTTTCCG of Methanomassiliicoccales archaeon contains these proteins:
- a CDS encoding AAA family ATPase → MDSNVFEKHLDRKQIFKKNNREILRPSYIPDVLPHRQEEINALASVLVTALKGERPSNILIFGKTGTGKTACVKYIGNEIKKADGENSKVTFIYMNCEIVDTPYGVMQNIGNQFIQNFTQRIPFTGLSIMQVYNLLRDNLDLQDQVIIIVLDEIDKLVYKSGDDVLYYLSKINDDLKNARVSIIGISNDLLFTDMLDSRVRSRMEGEKMVFPPYNAEQLRDILN